In Serratia marcescens subsp. marcescens ATCC 13880, a single genomic region encodes these proteins:
- the dnaA gene encoding chromosomal replication initiator protein DnaA — MSLSLWQQCLARLQDELPATEFSMWIRPLQAELSDNTLALYAPNRFVLDWVRDKYLNNINGLLNDFCGTDAPLLRFEVGSKPITQVISQTVTASVSSVPAAPAARTAAPSRPSWDNAAAQPELSYRSNVNPKHTFDNFVEGKSNQLARAAARQVADNPGGAYNPLFLYGGTGLGKTHLLHAVGNGIMARKANAKVVYMHSERFVQDMVKALQNNAIEEFKRYYRSVDALLIDDIQFFANKERSQEEFFHTFNALLEGNQQIILTSDRYPKEINGVEDRLKSRFGWGLTVAIEPPELETRVAILMKKADENDIRLPGEVAFFIAKRLRSNVRELEGALNRVIANANFTGRAITIDFVREALRDLLALQEKLVTIDNIQKTVAEYYKIKVADLLSKRRSRSVARPRQMAMALAKELTNHSLPEIGDAFGGRDHTTVLHACRKIEQLREESHDIKEDFSNLIRTLSS, encoded by the coding sequence GTGTCACTTTCGCTTTGGCAGCAGTGTCTTGCCCGATTGCAGGATGAGTTACCTGCCACAGAATTTAGTATGTGGATTCGCCCATTGCAGGCGGAACTGAGTGACAACACCCTGGCGCTGTACGCGCCTAACCGTTTTGTGCTGGATTGGGTTCGCGATAAGTACTTAAACAACATCAATGGTCTGCTGAATGATTTCTGCGGCACGGACGCGCCTTTGCTGCGTTTTGAAGTCGGCAGCAAGCCGATCACGCAGGTGATCAGCCAGACCGTGACCGCCAGCGTCAGCAGCGTCCCTGCGGCTCCGGCGGCGCGCACGGCCGCGCCTTCGCGCCCGAGCTGGGACAACGCGGCGGCGCAACCCGAGCTCTCTTATCGCTCCAACGTCAACCCCAAACACACCTTCGACAACTTCGTCGAGGGTAAGTCCAACCAGCTGGCGCGCGCGGCGGCTCGCCAGGTGGCGGACAATCCGGGCGGCGCCTACAACCCTTTGTTCCTGTATGGCGGCACCGGCCTGGGTAAAACTCACCTGCTGCACGCGGTCGGCAACGGCATCATGGCGCGCAAGGCCAACGCCAAAGTGGTCTACATGCACTCGGAACGCTTCGTGCAGGACATGGTCAAAGCGTTGCAGAACAATGCCATCGAAGAGTTTAAGCGCTACTACCGTTCGGTCGACGCGTTGCTGATCGATGACATCCAATTCTTTGCCAACAAGGAGCGTTCGCAGGAAGAGTTCTTCCATACCTTTAACGCCCTGTTGGAAGGCAATCAGCAGATCATCCTGACTTCGGATCGCTACCCTAAAGAGATCAACGGGGTGGAAGATCGTCTGAAGTCCCGCTTCGGCTGGGGGCTGACGGTGGCGATCGAGCCGCCGGAGCTGGAAACCCGCGTGGCGATCCTGATGAAAAAGGCCGACGAAAACGACATTCGCCTGCCGGGCGAAGTGGCGTTCTTCATCGCCAAGCGCCTGCGTTCCAACGTGCGTGAGCTCGAAGGGGCGCTGAACCGCGTGATCGCCAACGCCAACTTTACCGGCCGGGCCATCACCATCGATTTCGTGCGCGAAGCGCTGCGCGATCTGCTGGCGCTGCAGGAAAAGCTGGTCACCATCGACAATATCCAAAAGACGGTGGCGGAGTATTACAAGATTAAAGTCGCGGATTTGCTGTCCAAGCGGCGTTCGCGATCCGTTGCCCGCCCGCGCCAGATGGCGATGGCGCTGGCGAAGGAACTCACCAACCACAGCCTGCCGGAAATCGGCGATGCGTTTGGTGGCCGCGACCATACCACGGTGTTGCACGCCTGCCGGAAGATCGAGCAGTTGCGTGAGGAAAGTCACGACATCAAAGAAGATTTCTCCAATTTAATCAGAACATTATCTTCATAG
- the dnaN gene encoding DNA polymerase III subunit beta, translating to MKFIVEREHLLKPLQQVSSPLGGRPTLPILGNLLLQVTEGSLLLTGTDLEMEMVARVALSQPHEPGATTVPARKFFDICRGLPEGAEIAVTLESERMLVRSGRSRFSLSTLPAADFPNLDDWQSEVEFTLPQATLKRLIEATQFSMAHQDVRYYLNGMLFETEGEELRTVATDGHRLAVCSMPIGQQLPSHSVIVPRKGVMELVRLLDGGDSLLQLQIGSNNIRAHVGDFIFTSKLVDGRFPDYRRVLPKNPDKTLEAGCDLLKQAFARAAILSNEKFRGVRLYVSQNQLKITANNPEQEEAEEILDVSYDGAEMEIGFNVSYVLDVLNALKCEDVRLLLTDSVSSVQIEDGASQAAAYVVMPMRL from the coding sequence ATGAAATTTATCGTTGAACGTGAGCATCTGCTAAAACCGCTGCAACAGGTGAGCAGCCCGCTGGGCGGCCGCCCGACCTTGCCGATCCTGGGCAACCTGCTGCTGCAGGTGACGGAAGGCTCCCTGCTGCTGACCGGCACCGATCTGGAGATGGAGATGGTGGCGCGCGTCGCCCTGTCCCAGCCGCACGAGCCGGGCGCGACCACCGTGCCCGCGCGCAAATTCTTTGATATCTGCCGTGGCCTGCCGGAAGGGGCGGAGATTGCCGTCACGCTGGAGAGCGAGCGCATGCTGGTGCGGTCCGGCCGCAGCCGCTTCTCGCTGTCCACGCTGCCCGCGGCGGACTTCCCGAACCTGGACGACTGGCAGAGCGAGGTGGAATTCACCTTGCCGCAGGCGACGCTGAAGCGCCTGATCGAAGCCACCCAGTTCTCGATGGCCCACCAGGACGTGCGTTACTACCTGAACGGCATGCTGTTTGAAACCGAAGGCGAAGAGCTGCGCACCGTCGCGACCGACGGCCACCGCCTGGCGGTGTGCTCGATGCCGATCGGCCAGCAGCTGCCGTCGCATTCGGTGATCGTGCCGCGTAAAGGGGTGATGGAGCTGGTGCGCTTGCTGGACGGCGGCGATTCGCTGCTGCAGCTGCAGATCGGCAGCAACAACATTCGCGCCCACGTCGGCGATTTCATCTTTACGTCCAAGCTGGTTGACGGCCGTTTCCCTGACTATCGCCGCGTTTTGCCGAAGAACCCGGACAAAACGCTGGAAGCCGGCTGCGATCTGCTCAAGCAGGCGTTCGCCCGCGCGGCTATTCTCTCGAACGAGAAATTCCGCGGCGTGCGGCTGTACGTCAGCCAGAATCAGCTGAAGATCACCGCCAACAACCCGGAGCAGGAAGAGGCGGAAGAGATCCTCGACGTCAGCTACGACGGCGCGGAGATGGAGATCGGTTTCAACGTCAGCTACGTGCTGGACGTGTTGAACGCGCTCAAGTGTGAAGACGTGCGCCTGCTGTTGACCGACTCGGTCTCCAGCGTGCAGATCGAAGACGGCGCCAGCCAGGCGGCGGCCTACGTTGTCATGCCAATGCGGTTGTAG